The window ATTTCGCAAGATCAGCTGGTAGTCCAGGCTCATGTGCTTGGAAAAATTACGTCATCATTGGAAAGGCAGGCCATCGACGCGTCTGCACTTCGAGTTTTCAACGATCTGCAATTGGCAGATTCGCAATTTAGCACGAATGCCCCAATTGACATTCTTTTGGGCAGCGAACACGTTTGGAGTGTTATAACTGGAAGAAAAATCTACGACGACAAAGGAAAGCTCATTGCTATATCATCAATTTTCGGATGGGTAATTACATCACTGCTTTCATCACGCGCATGCAGCGCTACGGCACTCACAACGACAATAGACATCGATGCTTATCTCAGAAGGTTCTGGGAGCTGGAGAGCATACAACGCAAGGCAGAAGTTCAACCTGAAgacgaggaggtggagaaacaCTTTCTTGCAACACACACTCGAGACGAACAAGGCAAGTACATAGTGGAACTTCCGTTTAAAGTATCCGAAACACAATTCGCAGATACACTTCAAGGAGCGTTGCAGAGGTTCAAATCAGTTGAACGACGTTTAGCACAGAATCAACAATTACGTAACGACTACGTAAAGTTCATGAGGGAATACCAGGAGCTAGGACATATGCGAGAAATCTCACCGAGCGAAATTCCCAAGGGTAGGAATTTCTACTTGCCACATCATCCCGTATTGGGTCGGAAACTTAGAGTGGTTTTCGACGGCTCATATCAAGACGCCAAAGGCATGGCATTAAACGACACGCTCTCGATCGGACCGAGTATTCAGCGAGACCTATTTGCTGTGTGCTTGCGATTCCGTATGTACAAATACGTCTTTTCAGCGGACATAGTCAAGATGTTCCGTCAAATATGGGTGAGCGAAAAACATAGAGACTATCAAAGAATCGTATGGAGAGAGGATCCCTCAGACCCTATCAAGCACTTCCAACTATGCACGGTGACGTATGGAACATCATGCGCACCATTTTTAGCAGTCAGAGTGCTAGAGCAACTAGCTGCTGACCATAAGCACGAGTTTCCGAACGCAGCAAAAATCGTGTTGGAGGACTTCTATATCGACGACGTTCTCACTGGAGCAAATAGTGAGGATGAGCTGCTACGCAACAGGGACGAACTGGTCCAACTGATGTCCTGTGCTAACCTAGAGCTCGGGAAATGGGTATCGAATACCAAACGCATCAAATCGGAGGATAACACGGGTTCCTCACAATCACCAGTCAAAGTGCTAGGGCTGCATTGGCACCCTGGAGAGGACACATTGTCGTACAATGTAAACCTATCGAAAGACCCTCGCTGCACCAAGAGGCAAGTGTTGTCGGATGTCTCACGTATATTCGACCCTCTCGGTCTATTAGCACCAATCGTagttcaattcaaaatactatttcaaaaactctggctgttgaatttgaattgggacGACGAACTACCGAGAAAACTAGCAAACAACTGGCTCAAATGGCGAGCTGATCTGGACAACCTTCACAAGCTCCAGATACCGCGCTTAGTTAAAAGCGACAAACAGAGAATCGAATTGCACGGATTTTCAGATGCATCCACCAAGGCGTACTCAGCGGTGGTATACAGCCGAGTGGTTAACGACGATGGAACCATTTCGGTCGCCATACTTGCTGCAAAAACCAGAGTGGCACCTTTGAAGCAGCAGTCTTTGCCGCGCCTGGAATTATGTGGCGCACTTCTATTGAGTCAACTTCTGCAATCCATAAAAGCTGGACTAATGAACAACGACGTAACGATCTACGCATGGAGTGATTCGACGATAGTCCTGTCATGGTTATCGTATTTACCAGCCCAACTCAAGACGTTTGTTGGGAACCGCACTTCAGAAATCCTCGAAACCATCCCGAAGCATGCATGGCGGCATGTAGACTCAAAATCGAACCCAGCGGATTGCGCATCCCGTGGCTTGGGAGTATCCGAGCTCATTGACTTCCAATTATGGTGGAAGGGTCCTTCATGGCTGAGGGACAAGGAACAATTCTTGGAAAGGTTGAACAATACTCATAACTGTACTTCTCTTTCAGACAAACGCATACAAGACGAAGTCAAAACTACCTGCCTAGCTGCGCAGACGAATGTCACGACGGACAACCCATGGGATAAGCTTCTCAATCGCAACTCATCTTGGCTGAAGCTTATACACACACTTGCTTACGTTTTGCGCTTCATTCATCGCATGAAGCACCCATCTTCGAACCAAATATCGAATTCTCTAACATTCGATGAGATCAAGGCAGCAAGGATTCGGTGGCTGTAACACgctcaagctggttttcaaCAGGAGATCCAGTTACTACGCGCAAACAAGGCTCTAGGGAACCAATCTCAATTGGTCAAGATCTCACCAATCatcgacaaggacaacctgctAAGAGTAGGTGGACGAATCCAACATTCGCAGTTGTCAGCAGAGGCGAAGCATCAGCAGCGTCCTAAGTGGACCACGACAACCCCTAACATTTCGATCGGCAGCGTTGCGCTCGTCAAGGAGTCCAACACACCACCAGCATTATGACATCTAGCGAAGGTGATCGACACTTTCCAAGGAAAGGACAATAAGGTTCGAGCAGTCCGGATCATCCGGCTCAAAACCCGGCCAATAACGAAAATTGCGAAACTACTCAGTTCAGAAACCGTGTTTCAGGGTGGCCCGGGATGTTTAGGAATggactatcgatacatagtttataagttatcccatattgtcatctttatattttctataccaactagctttacaatccacaacatgtatgcacacacacacctatcgttaagttccacaaatgtaaattttcttagtaccaattagacagcgaaactgacaagaacatataaCTCTACAGTCCACTGCTCATCGTCTTGCCGGTTGGGGATCAACTTAGTTGAAGCTTTCTCTTCTCCAAACTGGCCACCTTCTTCGCCGCTGTTGCCTAGCAACTGGGAATCGGTTACATAACTCAAACCAGTTACCCAGCGCCACCGCCAGGTGGGGCCCATCTGCACATGTGGCTCGATGATTTATGCACGCTACTTAATGCCTTCTTAATTACATTTTATGTTACAAccgaaaaataataataatatcttGCTGAAAAACAGCAGACAAGAAAGAAAAACGTTGGAGAGACCGCTGGAGGGGAGAACACGCACACAAATCACAATGTGGGGATGGTTTCGGGGCAGAAGGACACGTCCCAGCTGCCAACACAATGCGGAAAACGCTTTCACTTTTACCCTCGTTGCAGCTGCTGTCCCTCCTGCCCATCCTGCCCCTAGCATCCTGTCGCCACTGCTCGTGCCACCCATCCGGCATATGTGACTGAAACAAAAATCTATTTGGCAATGGCCTTGGGGTTTTGGGGCTAAAGAGGGGTCTGCACGGATACGGGATTTTAGCTGGGACTGGGACAGACGTTCTTGTGTATTCAGTCAACACAAATTTGCGTagccttttttgttttttgaggAGAGCGGGGAAAAAGGaggtttttttggtttttcggAAGCTCCCTTTTCGACCCCCACCCATGTGCAGTTCATTGAAATGTGTGCGACAAGCGAAATACAATTACACCATGGATTCATGTTCATTGTCTGGATGCGTTATGTCAGGCAGGGGAGACCAGAGGGACTGGGCATTGCGTGATATGTCCTGGGGTGCATTCTGATGCGAACCGATATTGGAGTATCCTCCATGTTGCATTGCAGGCTGAAGGTGAAAGTTCAGCTACGTGATGTTTGGTTAGCTTTCAAGGGAACTGAATATATTGAAGGGATTTTGTCAGATTTATTTCAGATTATCAGCAGAGGATTTCAATTAATTATTCTTCATCCAATAAATccagaaatttaaaaagattttatgaTGACAATAAAATATGTGgagtaataaataatttaaggtTTCATAAATCATTTCTCAAAGATCAAAGATATAAAACAAGAcactttatttaataaacttaTCTTAATGTAAACAAATCAAATAGTTTCCTGAAAGCTACGTTTTTGAAGTGAATAACGTCTGATTTCTATCTAGAtagcttttttttaataaaacgaGAAAAAGTTGAGCCTGAGATATGGCCACGTTTATTTAAGCTGCAAATGACAAAGCCATGGCCTGTGGTGGGTTTAAGCCCTGGTTGGAGCTGTCAAGTGGTTGCCATTGAACCAGAACAAGAACCCAAAATCCTCTTTCAAGCGAGCTGGTAAAGgttttcttcttttatttttttttttgtacactTTTTCCAACCGTCCGtgttaaacaaattaaacacGTAACCGGGACAAGAGCAGCACAAAACTGAGAATCCTTTTTGTCGAATGCCAAAACTGGGATCCCGCTGTGGTCCTGGCTATTGTAACTGAGCCAGCATCATGTTGTTAACTCGGCCACGTTTTCATGTTTCCCTGCCCCAGTACTACCCAGCTTTTGGCCATCGTTCTGACCCCTTTCACCCATCACCCCCTAGCCACTGGTGGCTAAAAGTCAAATTAGCGTTTCCCTTCACCACTTTCAGAGCGCgtgaaaaatgcaaatttcagTTCAGTTATGGTCTGGCATGGTCTGGTctgtacatttttgtttcgttgTTCATAATTCGTGCTGGCCCTGACCAGGAGAGAAGGTCAAGCCTAGAACAATAATTACACAATTTATAATTCGCAAAACAATTGTTTCTGAcaagtgaaatatttttgttcgaGCACAGTTTGGTTCTCGGGCGCAAAAGTTTTCCACTAAATGGGCAAGCGCCGAGGCAACCcaagtttttaattgaaatgccTAAAGTGGGGCCCATAGTTTTCCGACCAGTTGAGAGTGAATTGTCGCCAAGGGCGGGTAAGTAATGTTGAATAGGGTAACTAGGCACCAGGATCCCTCAACCCTTCTCATTTATTTGGATGAAAAAAAGGGGCAGCTCTAGAATTTTCCAAACAGACTGTTTTTAGTAGCTAAGGtaacaaaataaacaagatTTCTAGTCTAGTAGATCGAAGGTTGCCTTGGAACTGGCTGTCAAGTTTGAAAAGTTCAGGTACCAGGTCTAGCCCCAAACTTTCATCATTCTATCACAACGAGCCGAGCTGTGAACACCATCAACTCCAGCAAAAGCctagaaatatttgaaaatatttaatcgggtaaaaaaaattaaaagttttgGATAAAAGTACGAACTACGTAAAATTCAGTGACTTCTCCCCGCGTCGCATCTAAAATGTCCCTCTTCGACAATCCTGAGCAATTGAAAGCTCTTCAAAACCTCTTGAATCCCTGTCAAAGGAGGCGTGGCGGCGTCGATTGCAGTAGCAGCGAGGATGAGGACGAATCCATGGTGGTTCACAAACTGAGTAAGTGAATACGGAGCCCGAATGCTAGTAGTACCTGGGAGTAACTTAATTGACGAACTTAGACCCCGGTGGAATTGGCCCTCCCAAAACTGGGGCTGCTCCTGGcaagacgaaaaacaaaaagaaggcCAATCCTTACGTCACGCCCTTGGTTGAGGAGGAAAAGAAGCAGCCAGAGACTCTGGAGCAATGGCAAGAGCAGCAGGAACGAGAAGATAATGATATCCTAGATGCGAGAAAAACGCCTGAATATACGATGACCTATCGTCAGGCAGTGGGAACCGAAGATGTTTTCCTGCAGGTACATATGCTTCTATGAGACATATCCTTTTCAGGCGTAACACTGTCGTCCTTTTAGATGGGTAATCGGACAGGATCTTCGGCCAGCTGCGAAGATCTTGTGCTAGAGATCTCTTTGCCGGGCGAGGAAATGTCGGCCGATAAAATGCAACTCGATCTGCAGGAAACTGAACTGGACCTGGGAACTTGTTTGTATCGCCTTCGCTTGCCCCTGCCTCATCCTGTGGACGTGGACCGGTGCAAGGCGAAATACGACAATGAGTTGAAGAAAATGCAACTTACACTCCGGCTAAAACGGGAGCTGGACtatgttaatttttaattaccaAAAACTACCCAAAATCGGTTTCACACAGCTCCGattttagttttcttttttttataatgttGTCTTAATACTACGGAAGATAAGAGTACGAATTTTTACACTAAACTATATACTTACATATACACAATACACTAGCTAGATATTCTCATTCGATGGATTTTATTTGTCAAAATAGCCAGTAATGTAAAACTTTTATgggaaaaaatgcaaaaaaaaataaatatattcaaaatttcTAGTGaaattttatggttttttatttGGGCAAGAAAGCAGTTCACCTACTACCTTAAGAACTTCCAATTATCCCTAAGCTGTCGTAATTTGATGACTCAACTGGATTAAAATGGACCCTCACCGCTGTTAACCGCAGATCCtaagcaaatatttaaactctAGAGAGCATTGCTGCCACATTTTCCAGCAATTCCAATTCAATTGCCAGCACTTTGGCCTGATTTTGCGAGcaaattgcgcatacgccgcaTGGGCCGACCTTGTTTTGGGGTCAATTCCGAATTACGCTCAAACGAAGCATGAAGTATTCCTTGGGCGCCCAAGCAGCCTTTATTATGATGCTGTCAAAAATCACTTTGGCTAAATATTTGTCAATCCCAGACATACAAaagtcaaataaaaaataaaagaaaaaaaaatcgaaaaccaaaGGGAAAAGTTGAAAATCGAGATTTTTTTCAGTCTTTGCTCAGCCTAATAGACCATGTGGCCGGACGAGGACTTCAAGGGGAGGAATCATTTTTGTTGTAGGCTTCAGGGGCACACACAATTACTTCCCGCTGGGCTTGCGGCTGCGTTTTGCCTCATTTACTTCGACTGATGCTGGCACATTTCAATTTGTGCGCTCCGGGCAAGCTGGGTCCGGCCGAGACATGATAAAGTGTCATCCTgctacccaaaaaaaaatatgtatttatatataaaaagttAAAGTTCACAGAGGCATATAGCAAGAAGCCATAAAAAAACGACAAAAAGTCACAAGTTTTTGGGACAGAAGTGCGTGTCTCGCCTGGCGAACTAGTTTTCCCCGAAATCAGAGGAGGTGACCTTTTCGGtttcttcttattttcttGATGAAACTTTTGCCCAAGACCCAAATGATAAATCATCAAGCTAGGACTCTCCGGCTGTCAACGAAAAacttttaattcaatttaaatgtCCGAGCAGCGGCGTGGAAAAGGAAAGTGAATTATTTTAGAGCAAATTAGGCGAGTCTTTTGAGGAAACAAATTGTTCTAAAACCAACGGCTTGCTACTCAATTAAATGATAACAAACTGAAGGGATAACAACTTACATTTCGCATCAAAGGATGGATGGGATAGACGGCCAAAATAACCAATTTCTTTGGGCCCAAGAAGAAAGGAAAAAGACCAAGGCAAACGGAACAAGAAAAGTAGTCGGCTAGGTAAACAATCAGGGGAACTGTATCAGCATTTCCAAAATACTCCTTTCATTCCACTCTACTTCATTCAATGACATTCAACAAGGAAAACAAACAGGAGCAGAAAAATAGCATGTGTTGATGTTAGACTTCACAAACAAGCAAAAGAGGGttacaaaaaaattggaaaaccTACGCAAAAACCAACAGAAAAAGGctcaactcttttttttagcTCATTTACACAAACGCACGTTCCGTTGGGATGATCATCATCATCTGGGGATGAACATTATCCCGACCAAAAACCACACCCTTTTTATCATCTTTTAGAAAAGTTTCCatcaacacaaacacaaatacGGTAACAACTACACATGCAAATAGGAATAGGGCTAAATGGGAACACAAAATTCAAATGCAAATTGAGCGCATTTTTTCCCATGTGCATTTCGGCcaagtttcttttttttttttggtgcagaaatttTGGCCACCTCAGGGCAGGAATATTGCCAACTTTTTAATATGTGCCAACAGCCTGTTTATCCGAGGCATATTTGTAAAATACTTTATGCCTCAACGTATTTATTATTTGGCATTCGAGCCCTTTTCGTGGAAGGCCATAAATAATTGTTGCACTTGACCATCTACTTGAAAAATTCAATAAGCCCTCTCCTTTGTGGAAATCGatttcattcttttttttcttgtggtTAACCAAGGTTAAACCATATTGCGATGTAAacctataataaataatttaaactgAAAGACACCCTCCGAACATTAAAGTTTCTTCTGTTCATATTTCCATGACCATCCTATTTCCTCTCTCCCTTGGCTAATTGCCATCAGATTAAAGTTAACGCGGCTTACAGCTTAAAGCCTTTCCGGCAACAAGTCACCCGGCTGAAGTTGCATCTTCCACGGGGATACAAACGCCATTGTCCATAtatttccatatatatataaaaatttatatggGCATGCTGATCACTGAAAAGTTTCTGCACTGTTTTTTACTGGACTTCCGTTCCACATAAATCTgcaggttttatttttaattaccaTTAAAACCATTTCCATGTCGACACAGTTGAAAGTTAAAACctgaacaaaaatttcaataaaaagatATGATGGAtgcaagaaaataaatttttggtcATTTATGTTGCAAGTTGTGAATGACTTCCGACTGAGTGAAGCTTAATGTTTCCATGGAATCCTTTATGGCTATTAGCAAATGAATTCTGAAAAAGGGTTTCCTTCGCAACGTCACCCATGACTTGAAACCTATTTCTTGATCATCATTATTTTCTCGCACAGTTTGCTCCTACTGCCACAATTTACCAATTTTCGCACAAAACACTTTTCACAGCTCATTAAGGCCAACAAATTAAATGGAATAGCAGGAAAAGCAGAAGAAAATTCAAAAGGAAATCGCAGTCTGCAGGCTGCCGTTTAAAGCAAAAGCGAAACGcacacaaaaatatcacaCATACGCCATGTGGTGCGCTATGTTCTGGCATCTTTTGTAATTGTTGCTACAACTTAGGTTTTTGGCCCAAAGACGAGGCATCTTCTTGCTTGTTGCTACATGGCAAAATAACAGAATCATTGCGGAATTTAATTAAGTTGCCAGTTCGGAGGAGCAGTTGGTGTGAACGAAACAGAACGAGCCCATTAACACATTTTTCAAGTTTAATTCAACGTAATAACAAATTCTCCTAGAAACGGAAGCCTGTGGCATGGGCGGTAGTGGTTTGGGACCATTCCGAGGGGGGCATTAAAGCAGCCATATAAATTACAGACAGACATGAGCGGCATACGAGGACTCTGAGGATGCGAAAGTGTTGCCATTAAGTCGCACACGTGTTCACCCCTCCAGAAGAAAGGCGGAGAGACAGCGCGGAGAAAGTCAGACAAGTCAGTGCCAAATGCCAGCGGCAGCTGATGGCTCTTCAAGAACATTTCTTCAAGTGGCTTCCATCTCCCCCCTAATTAAGACAAATGTaaaaactacaacaacaaataTTCCCAAAACCCGAACACATAGACAAGAATGTTATGTTTTTAGCAAAAATGtagtatttcttttttttttttgtttaaggtTTCTGGCAATATTTTTGGGAAAACTATGTTAAGTTTCTTTTTAAAAGAAGAGTTTTCAATTTTCGAGAAACTTTTTCTTCAAGTGCTTGTCAGAATCTTCTCCGAAAGTTGATAAAAAGACATTTTCACTTTAGTTCTTTTTGCGACCTGCATGTTGACACACGGCATTTATGTTTGCCCTGACATTGTCACGTGTCTCATCTGGCGGGTCCTGCGGCAGCTACAACAAACAGCCATGAAACAGCACAGCTAggataacaaaaacaaatggaaaaacaaaagaaaaaaccgAGACCGAAAGCGAAAGCACAAGGGAATGGCACTGGGAATGGAAGAGTCCACAGCAAATGTCAACGCGTTGCTGAAGTGAATGGCTTTCACCTCCGAAAGGAGCTGGGCGTGACCTTTTCGCATTAATCTCCAGCATGATGGCATTTTAATGCAGGAAACTCAACTATAACTATATGGTTATTTATTGTGATGGGCCTGACAGATGTTTCTCTTGAT of the Drosophila ananassae strain 14024-0371.13 chromosome 2R, ASM1763931v2, whole genome shotgun sequence genome contains:
- the LOC6507244 gene encoding dynein axonemal assembly factor 6; translation: MSLFDNPEQLKALQNLLNPCQRRRGGVDCSSSEDEDESMVVHKLNPGGIGPPKTGAAPGKTKNKKKANPYVTPLVEEEKKQPETLEQWQEQQEREDNDILDARKTPEYTMTYRQAVGTEDVFLQMGNRTGSSASCEDLVLEISLPGEEMSADKMQLDLQETELDLGTCLYRLRLPLPHPVDVDRCKAKYDNELKKMQLTLRLKRELDYVNF